The following is a genomic window from bacterium.
AAAAAGGAGGTATTTTAAAAGGGCTATGTTTTGTGGGAGATTCTCTGGTGTTTTAAAGGAGGCAATACATATATTCAAGTATGAAAAAAAACAAGGGTTATCAAATTGCCTTGGTAATTTGATGTGTAGGGCATTGGATAGGACAGGTTGGAATTTTGATGTAATTACGGCTGTTCCCCTTCATAAAAAGAAGGAAAAAGCTAGAGGTTTTAATCAAACAAGGCTTTTGGCAGAAATTATAAGCAAAAAGAGAAACCTCCCGCTGTTTAATGGCCTTAAAAAAAGGATTAATACCCCATCACAGGTTGGATTGCCTTACAATGAAAGAAGAGCAAATGTAATAGATTGCTTTACCCTGAAAGATAAAGAAAAAATAAAAGGTAAATCTATTCTTTTAATAGATGATGTTATGACAACCGGGACAACCATAGAAGAATGTAGCAAAATTCTTCTTGAAGGTGGTGCAGGGGAAGTATATGCCCTCTGTCTTGCCTGTACTATAGACTAAAAACCATTGATTCTTAATTCGTAATTCTTAATTTTGCGGATATTCTATGGATACCAAAAAAGAAAGAAATCAGCGAAAATCCGTTAAATCCGTATCATCCGTGTTCTATTCTTATGGCTATTTTCATCAGTGGCTGAATAGTTACGATTTTTTGCTTTCCTTGACACATTGTACAAAATTTAGTATAATTTAAAGGGGTTAAGAATATGGAAAAGATAGCACCAATATCAGAGGTAAGAAATCGTCTGCCAAGCATTGTGAATGAGATTTTATTTACCAATCAAAGGTATATTGTAACAAAACAAGGGAAGCCAGCTATTGTTATGATAAGTCCAGAAGAGCTTGAGACATTAGAGATATTAGCAGATAGGGAACTGATAAAATCTTTGGTAAAGGCAGAAGAAGATATACAGAAAGGAAGAATCTATTCCCACAAAGAAGTCTTTTTTGATGTATAGGATAGAATATACTAAGGAAGCTTACCGAAAGATAAAGAATCTGGACAAAAGAATAAAGGAGCGATTAAAAAAGGGGATTGAGTTCTTGGCTAACAACCCGATGATAGGAAAGAGGCTGACAGGGCCATTAGTGGGAAGATGGTCATATAGGGTTGGTGATTATAGAATAATATACGAAATATATCCTGAAAAA
Proteins encoded in this region:
- a CDS encoding type II toxin-antitoxin system Phd/YefM family antitoxin, producing MEKIAPISEVRNRLPSIVNEILFTNQRYIVTKQGKPAIVMISPEELETLEILADRELIKSLVKAEEDIQKGRIYSHKEVFFDV
- a CDS encoding type II toxin-antitoxin system RelE/ParE family toxin produces the protein MYRIEYTKEAYRKIKNLDKRIKERLKKGIEFLANNPMIGKRLTGPLVGRWSYRVGDYRIIYEIYPEKLVILVLSIGHRKEIYKKRKGNV
- a CDS encoding ComF family protein is translated as MKPLSLLLDFFLPSDCKICKMPLEYDEAYICKTCFSKVEEIKPPICRRCGRPSFSIFCLECRRKRRYFKRAMFCGRFSGVLKEAIHIFKYEKKQGLSNCLGNLMCRALDRTGWNFDVITAVPLHKKKEKARGFNQTRLLAEIISKKRNLPLFNGLKKRINTPSQVGLPYNERRANVIDCFTLKDKEKIKGKSILLIDDVMTTGTTIEECSKILLEGGAGEVYALCLACTID